In Spartobacteria bacterium, the genomic stretch TATACTGGCATTATGAAAAATGGATTCGCAGACGAGAAGCGCAAACAGCCTCTGTCCCCGGCGCAACGGGAGCCTGTTACGCTATTCGACATAATTTATGGAAAGCCATTCCAGCATCAACATTATTGGATGATGTGGCCATCCCCATGCAGGCGGTCATGCAGGGATTTCGATGCGTATTTGAAGAGCGCGCCGTTGTTTACGATTCGCCGTCACAGCATTCGGCACAGGAATCGGTTCGCAAAAGGCGTACACTGGCGGGCAATGTGCAGTTGGCCATACTCTTCCCTGAGCTGCTGCTTCCATGGCGCAATCCCATCTGGATTCAGTACGTGTCACACAAAATCATGCGGCTGACCTCCCCTTTTGTCATTCTTACTGCATTGATTCTGACGATTTCGGGTTTGTTCCGCACGACATCCGGAATGGAGTCCTTTTTTTTTAAAGCAAGCGGCCTCGGAGAACTCGTCTTCCTCCTTTGCGGACTGACAGGCCTATACATGGAATATCAGGGCAGAAAAAACGTTCCAAAAATATTTGCGATCAGCTGGATGTTTATGATGCTCAACTGGATCACTCTGCTCGGGGTGATCGACGGACTGCGAGGGAAACACACCGCAACCTGGAACCGGGCCTATACCAATCAGAACTGACCTCATCACCCAGCCACAAAATCTTCGGGTCGATTCAGACTGTACTGAATAATCGCCGAAATGTGAGAGGCCTCGATATTGCGCCAGAATACCCGCCATTTAGTATCATTAAAATAACCGTGAGCCTGCTTCTCATACCAGGAATTAATCGGATTAGAAATGCGTGCCCGCCAGAACAGACGGGGATGATCATGACACATTTCATGCCAAAGTTCCTGTGCGAGACCCTCTCCACGCGCCTCGGTTCCTACAGCAAACTTAGATAGATACATCCCCTCCAGCGTCTCCTCCAGCAATCCGGCACCACAATAATTTTTATCGATATAAAACGCACGAATGCAAGATAGTGCCTGCGTTTCATCCACCAGCTTCTTGCGGAAACTATCCTCCAGAAGACACACCAGCCGCGGGACATCAACTTGATCGACCGAATCGTATCGACAGATAACCGATCCGCGTCGAATAACGCATCCCGCACCGCGCACCGTAAAGAGCTCCTGCAGCAGATTCCAGGATGATGCAACGGACACATGCGCCGAAGGAACCTGCCTGAGCACCTGATCAGCGAGCGAAACGATCCATTGATCATCCGGCACCACTGGAACCTGATGAGGACGTCGGGTATAGTGGTAAGATTGTTCAACGCCGTCTCTTCCGGTGAGCATACCTTTCGGACGAATAATATGCAGGCGGCGACACAGTTCAGGAACGAGGCGCGAACAACTCTGCGGCAACGACAGATGCGCAAAAGAAACAACAGGGACAATCCCGTCGTCATGACATTGCCGGGCAAACTGCTCGACCTCCTTCACATTTATTTGCGCTGGATCTCGAACGTCATCCATCGTCAGCAACCGAAAAGAATCAGACTCCTCGCGCATACACGTCGACATGGGCACCGCATGATCCCCACACAGCAAAATCAGCGGCGTCAGCTCCAGCCGTGTAAGCAGTTCAAGGTCAAACCGAAACACCGCAACGGCATCCTCAAACGCCTCATGATACGGACACAACAAGGCAAAAACAGGAGAAGCATTTTCATGAAATTTCCTCAAATAAAATTCGTACTCATCGCGCTGCCCGATACTATCAAGGAACAGACGAACACTTTTATTGAACAAATTAGGCATCAGCCGCACCAACCAGCTGCTTCAAGAAAGACAGCGACAATTCACTCATCGCATCAATAACGCAGTCCGCCTCATAGAGTCTCTCGGCCGGATGGGAATTCGTCACGGCAACCACCTTCATGCCGGCCGCCTTCCCTGCGGCAACCCCCACGGGGGCATCCTCGATGACAACACATCGCGATGGCGGCAATCCCAGCTGCTGCGCCGCAAACAAAAAGATATCAGGAGCCGGCTTTCCAGCCTGGACATCCGCCGCAGTACAAATGGCATCAAAAGCATTGGCCAAATGAGCCGCCTCCAGCGCACCTTCAATATTTTCGCGACTGGAAGACGACGCCACCGCATGTGGAATCCCCTGTTCATGAAGAAGCTGAAGCAGTTCACGAACACCTGGCAGCGGCTCGATTCCCTTGTTGCGGAGATGCTCCAGATACAGGACTTCTTTCCTTTGCGACAAACGTTCCGCCTCCTCCGCATCGCTGGTCCATTTCAGATAATCCATAATCGTTTCACAGTTGCGCATGCCAAAACAATGCACATAAAAATCATCGTCGAGCATATAGCCATTCTCTTGCGCCATTTGCTTCCAGCTTCGGTCGTGGTACTCCCGAGAATCGACAATCACACCATCCCAGTCAAAAATCACCGCCAATGTATCCATAAATTCTGTTCTCCTGCTACGATCCATATCCAAATGATTCCAATAAAAACTTTTTCACACCGCTTGACAAAACAACCATTCTGAAGGACTATGCCAACACTTTTTCATCAAGCGGGCGATTAACTCAGCGGAAGAGTGCTACCTTCACACGGTAGAAGTCACAGGTTCGAACCCTGTATCGCCCACCATTTCCTCCTTCTTCAATTCCTCTTAAAACCCCTGTTTTTACTTGTCGAAACGGCACTTTACCGCCCACACCGAATTGTTCTAAGATGTACTAAACGGTCTTAAATTGCAACAGCCAAACCGCTCTATTACATACAAGCTCGAAGTACTCTAAGCACCTATCGTTTCACCGATACGTGCGCTTATTCTGCCAACTGCACACGCACACGATAGAAGACCGTGGCATCGGCACGATTCACGGTATCCGTGTAACTGTTCATCGCCGGATTGAGCGACGGGATATGGCCCTGAAGCACTTGCATTCCGTTCAGCAGATTGGTGCTGAAATAAATTGAATAGGAGCGGTTCGACTGATCGGTTCCCAACCAGCGAATCACATGACCTTCATCGGTGCTGACAGAAATTAATTCGGATTTAAGCATGGAATCGGCCTGGGTGGGATCGGTTCCGGCGACATATTCCTCCCAAGCGCGCATCGTATCGTCATCGCTGTCACACCACGCGACATCTTCATAATCACTGTTGGTGGGATAATAAGTATGAATCCATTCTTCCGGCACAGGAACGGGCGTATTGGTGGTCACCATCGCGGCAAAGCTTGCGTTCAGGGTGCCATCACCGGAGACGTTCAGCCACTTATACTCGTAGGAAACAGCGGTGTTATCAAAGGCAACACCAATACTGCTTCCATTGGTACACACATCAGCAATACGATATCGGCCGGCGGCTGTGATCGTGAATAACTGATCCTCACCATCGACAACGGTCACTTCGCCATCCGGGCTGACAGCTCCATGCTCCCCGGCGGTGACTGAAATGGTATGATTCGGCGCATCAACTTCGACGATGCGCAGGTACTGAACCAGAGCGCCGTCCGATGTAATCGAGCGATCATCTCCGGTACCGGCATCCAGACTGACCCAGATCCCGTCATCATAGAGTTCTTGACCGAGTTTCGGGGTGTCCCAGAGGAGCACAAAGGCATCACTGGAGGCCAAGTTCTGCACATTGTAATACTTGGTGACATCCAAACCCAGCGTGTTCCAGGGGCCCTGCAGGTCATACGTGTCACTTGCGGCGGTATGCGGATCGCCCAGAATCAACGCAAAGGCCAACACGACATCATTGGCAGCAGGTCCGGCACCGGCCGTTTCATATTTGGCGGTGGCCAGAATTTTCGGGTTGTCATTGCCATCGGCCTTGCGACTGAGAAAATAGCGATTCATGCTGCGCAAAGCCGGGCTGTTCAGACGCGCCCAGTTGACCCGACCATACCACTGATCCAATCCATCGGAATATTGTGGCGGGTTTTCCCAGAAGGTCGCCTTGTTCCACTGCTTAAAGTTGACGATATATTTACCGAAATTCAGCTCATAGAGCGCAAATCCCTGATCTCGCCCGCCCACTTCACCGGTGGCGGGAATAATGCCCTTTTCCTGACCGTAGAACATCATGGGAATCCCGTCGATCATGGCGTTGCAGCCATAGCGCGAAGCCGTCATCCAGCAGTCATCTTCCGGCATCACTTCATCGTGACCGGTCAGATTCAGCAGCACAGAACCGCCATTATACGCGTTGCGTCGATCTTCATAAGCGTCCTTAAACTGATAGGTCTCGCTGATATGCGCCTGCGTAAATTTAAAGACGATATCCTCATTCAGCACATCGAAATGACGATTGGAACGATATCCCGGAATCCCGCCATCCAATGTTTCTGCCATAAAGATGAAGTTCCATTTTTTACTGCGCGTATGATTGATGAAATATTCCCAGAACTGCGGAGGCAAACCCTGACCGAAATCACAGCGCAGCCCGTCGATTCCTCGATTATCCTGGCTGTTCACGTAGCTGTTGGTGCCTGAGTGACCCGTTTTTTCCAGCCAGTAATCAATATAGTAGCCGAAATATTTCCAGAGATCCTTGGTATCCGTGCCCATGCCCGGGAAGTCATACCAGTCGCCTTCATTCAGATAATTAGCATTGTCGGCGGGGTTATTCCTGACCAGCGCAGCGTAATTTCCGAAGAATAATTCCGCCACATCGTCCCATTTACCAAAGTCGCCACGATCCGGAGCCGTCGCACAGTCATTGCTGTATACACCGGAATAATAGGTGGCGGGCTGACCATAATCCGTCCAGAGCGAATACCAGCCCGGCTTGCCCCCGCCGATGCGATCGTCCTTATTGGTGCAGAATCCCAGATCCACGCCGGCCTGTCCAAATTCGGCGTCCCATGCGGTATGATTGAATACGCCATCGAGCATGATGTTTATGGTGCCTACGGTACCGGTATAACTGTCGCAGAGTGCCACAAAATTGGTGAATTCGTTCATGGCATCGTCTTCGGTGCCTTCATCACCAAACCATTTCGATACGGCGAAATAATCGCGCGTCGCATAGGGACTGCCCGGCGTATAGCCCGACGGATCACCGCGCGTGGTATCGGCACTGGGATGAATGGGCTGGAACCACAGGCAGTTGGCCTGCAGGTAATCCATATGGTTCAAATTAAACTTCCCGTTATCGGGATCGGTTAAACTGCCAAAGGTGCTGCGCCCCGCCTCGCTGGATTCGGCTGCATTTACCGTCAGTGCGTTCAGCTCGTACATCGTCAGGTCATGCACCTTTTTCGGAGAAACCACGACGGCATGATCGCGCAGGCCGTCGCTGCTGTACCAGGTCCAGTTGGTTCCGCTTTGTTCTGTCGTCTGGAAGCGGGCCGTCAAACGATAGGCCCCGCAGCGGCTGACCCTTCCCGTCCAATAGTAGTCATCCGGTCCACCGGTCATGGCAAAGGCCGTGAAATACGCGCCCACATCGTTGGTGGTCAGCAAATTGCCGTCGGGCGGACAAATCCCGTCGGCATAACCATCCGGAGTGATATGCTCATTAGAATAATCCACATCCACATATTCACGACGTCCGACATTGGAAAAGATTTCCACATTTTTCGCCGTGTCATCGCCGGGATTATAATGCACCTGAATGTCCACCGAATCGCCATTGATTTCATCAATAAAGGCCTTGGAGGTGGTATAATCCGCATTTTGCCAGCTATTGCCGCCGTCAATGGACACCTGAAGTCCCGACGCACCGGGGGTATACAGGGAAACAATGAACAGGTGGTCAGGATCGGCACTGTATTCGGCAAAGCGTTCCACATTATTGCCTTCGCTGTTCCATGCACCGACTTTATAACGAATGGATGATCCCGCATCAACGGGGAGTCCATTGACGGATCCCTGCCACCACATGGCATCACCGCCTTCGAATTCATCTTCCTCCACATGATCAAAGACACATTCCAGCACCAACGTATCGGCGTTACCAGCCACACCAAGACCGGTGATCACCGGATCGGTACCATTGGTGGTGTAATAAACGACCACATGATCAGCCCAGCGATTGGTGCCCGATCCCTGCGCGTAGCCCACTTTGGTCCAAAACTGCAATCCGTCAGCCCCCGTCTTCACCACATTGGTTCCATGATAAATGAATCCCGGTTCATCGCCGGAAGCTCCCGCATACGTGAAATGGAAAGGCTGCGACTGTGCTCCAGTGGCCGAAGCAAACAAGGTATTATCCATACCAATATAGGTGGTATCGCGATTCTCATAGGTCACCTCCATATAATATTCAACTTCGTTGGTGGCCACAAACGTATCGGCATCGATTTTCGTCTTCCAATATTTGTTATTATCGACCTCCGAATCAAACCCGAGTCCGGCAGTTTGCCAGCTTTCGGCTCCGACCAGGCGGTAGAAGACGGATCCGCCATTCTGATCACCGGCCGTTTCGTCATTCTGAAAACAGTTTCCCGTGTAAAGATAGACATCGCTATCGGCATAAGGGATCAGCGGATTACGCATAAACGTTCCCTGCGGCTCATAATTGGCAGGGATATGCCAGCAGTTGCCGAGATGGGTAATATGCGCAGCGGTTGTCACACATTGCGTGAAAGAATTACCGCTTGTTCCCCCTGCTTTTTTAGCGCGAACACGATAATAATAGGTGGTTTCAGAGATCAGCCCCGTTACCAGACAGGTCGTGACACTGTCCGCACTGACATCTTCATATCCAGCAACAAACTTCATAAA encodes the following:
- a CDS encoding glycosyltransferase, whose amino-acid sequence is MFVGLISCLLIIIYIYIGYPALISLWSKLCCKSEQDECVFSGCTVVIAAHNEATHAERKLHELLSGDNGRMVQRIVVISDCSDDGTTERIRSLNDPRIHLIEQDIRSGKSACLNIARQHIISDAVVMMDMRQRVPDGCIRALLERLGHEQVGVVSGELLFGQTDGASAAKQGMGVYWHYEKWIRRREAQTASVPGATGACYAIRHNLWKAIPASTLLDDVAIPMQAVMQGFRCVFEERAVVYDSPSQHSAQESVRKRRTLAGNVQLAILFPELLLPWRNPIWIQYVSHKIMRLTSPFVILTALILTISGLFRTTSGMESFFFKASGLGELVFLLCGLTGLYMEYQGRKNVPKIFAISWMFMMLNWITLLGVIDGLRGKHTATWNRAYTNQN
- a CDS encoding HAD family phosphatase, producing the protein MDRSRRTEFMDTLAVIFDWDGVIVDSREYHDRSWKQMAQENGYMLDDDFYVHCFGMRNCETIMDYLKWTSDAEEAERLSQRKEVLYLEHLRNKGIEPLPGVRELLQLLHEQGIPHAVASSSSRENIEGALEAAHLANAFDAICTAADVQAGKPAPDIFLFAAQQLGLPPSRCVVIEDAPVGVAAGKAAGMKVVAVTNSHPAERLYEADCVIDAMSELSLSFLKQLVGAADA